The sequence below is a genomic window from Rhodococcus sp. 4CII.
CGATCCGGTGAATTCGTCGGAGCAGAACCAGATTCGCCCGGTATCGCCCCCACCGGAACCGGCGGATGCCCCGGTGGAGCCTGCCCCGGGGAGCGGCGTGCCGGTGCCCAGACCCGTCGACGTCGCAGCCCCCAGCAGCGCCGGGCCGATCACTCTGGTCACCGCGACCCTTGCCTCCGGCCAGTGCGTGTCCGGACAGGCGTGCGACGTCCGTGTCGACGTGCACCTCGATCCCGCGGCCACCGTCGGCACGGTGACGTGGCGGTTGAACATCTACGACCGATGCTCCGGCGAGGTGCGCACGAGCGACGAAGTGTCGTTGCCCGTTTCGTCCGGCGAGCAACAGGTGTACGGAATCGTCCGGACGGATCTGCCCCCCGGTGCCGCGCACGCCGTCGCGGCGATCACCAGCGCCCCGGCAACGGCCGCGTCCGAGCCCCTGCTGATTCCCGCCGAGAACGCACACTGTTAGGCGCCGGGGGGAGGGATGCACGACGGCAAGCGCCAATCGGACCCGTGGATCGTCGGGGCAGCGATCGTCCTCGTACTGCTCGGCCTCCTGAATCTCACTTCGACGGGGATGATGGGTCATGCTGTCCGGCACGCGCTTTTCGCCGCGGTCGGTCTCGGCATCATGTTCCTGGTGTCCCGCCTCCGGATGGGTGATCTCCGCGCCTTCGGCTGGGCGGTGTTCGCGGCGGCAACCGTGTTGCTGGCGGTCGTGCCCCTCGCGGGAGTCGCGACCAAGGGCGCCCAACGCTGGCTGGACTTCGGTGCGTTCACCGTCCAGCCGTCCGAACTGGCCAAGCTCGCTCTGGTTCTCGTGCCCGCAAGCATGCTCGCGGGTGGGTTCACCCTGGCCCGATTCCTCGCGACCTTGGCGATCGCGGCCCTGCCGATCGCACTCGTCGCACTCCAACCCGACCTCTCGACCGCGGTCGTGCTCGTGGCAACGGTGGGGTTCATGCTCATCCTTGCCCGGGTTCCGCTGCTGCCTCTGGTTCCGCTGTTCGTGCTGGGCATCGCGTCGCTTCCGCTGGCAGTGCTCTTTCTCCGCCCCTACCAACTCGAACGGGTGCACGTGTTCCTGTCGAGCACCGCCGACCCCGCAGGGGCGGGATGGGCCGCGCTGCAAGCGAACATCGCGATCGGCAGCGGCGGCCTGTGGGGACTGGCGCGTGATCCGCTGTACGACGTGCGGGCGGAATTTCTTCCCGAATCCGAGCACGATCTCGCGTTCGCCAGTCTCGTGTACGGGTGGGGTCTGATCGCGGGCCTCGCCGTCGTAGTGGCGACCTCGGTCATCGTGTGGCGGGCTGCACTCGCCGCGCGAACGGCGCGGACCCGGGAGGCCGCACTCGTCGCGGCCGGAATCGGCGGGCTGTTCGGGATCCACGCGTTGGTGTCTATCGGTCAGAGTCTGTCGCTGCTACCTCACACGGGGATGCCGATTCCCCTCTTCAGCTACGGAGGTACGGCCGCGATCGTGGGATTCGCCGCCATCGGACTGGTGCTCGCGGTGCGCCGGGACGGTGTCGCGCGGCCGCTGTGGGCGCCGGATCCCCGACGACGCCGGCGCCCGCGCGGTATATCGGCGGGCACGATGACGATGACCGCGGCGCTGGTTGCGATGTCGATGTTCGCCTGGCAGTTGCAACACGACCGAGGCGCCGAATTCCGGGCGATGAGCGACCAGCAGATGATGCGGTGCATCCGCCTGCCTGCCGAGCGTGGACTGATCCTCGACCGCAACGGTGTTCCCCTCGCGGTGAATGTCGACGAGTACGCCGTGGCGGTGGTCGCGCGGATGTTCGACGAGAACGACGACGACACCCGCAATCGGCTCGCCGCGCTGCTTCCCACGACTCCGGAGGAGTTGGCGGACCTGATCGCCGCCGGTGGCGACGGGGAAACGCAGGTGGTGGTGGGCAGGGTCGCGCCCGACCAGGCCCGGCGCATCGTGGACGCGCGACTTCCCGGCGTCCTGGTCGTTCCCTCCGGCCGCCGACAGTATCCGTATGGTGCGGTGCTCGCCTCCGTCCTCGGACACGTCGGGGTCGCCGACGCCGACGACATGCAACTCTGGCCGCATCTCGCGCTCGGATCACGGGTCGGCAAGGCGGGACTCGAGAAACAGTACGACGCCCTGCTCCGCGGCACCGACGGCAAACAATGCATCTACGTCGATCCGTCCGGAAATCCGGTGGCGACGGGTGAACGGGTGGATCCGGTACGGGGCCACGATCTGCGCCTGCACCTCGACATCGGGGTGCAGAACCTGGCCACCGACGCGCTCGTCGAGGCGATGCGCACCAGCAAGGGGGACCTCGGTGCCGCCGTCGTGATGGACGCCCGGACCGGGGCCGTGCTGGCCCTCGCCAGTGTCCCGGGAGCCGACAACAACGTGTACGGTCCTCCGGCCGACGTCGTCGCGCTCGCCGCGCAGAGCCAGACTCCGGGGCCGAGCCCGTTGGTGAACAATGCCATCCAGACCGCGGTCCCGCCCGGCTCGACCTTCAAGATCGTCGTCGCGGCGGCGAATACTCAGTATCCGGTGCTGTCGCCGGACGCGGTGATCGAGACCGGCGCCTCCTACACCTACGGTGGCCACACCTTCCGGAACTGGCAACCGATGGGTCCGCACAATCTGCTCCAGGCGATCCAGTGGTCCGACAATGTCTACTTCTACAAGCTCGGTGAACTCCTGGGGCCGGAGAAGATGGCGGACGTCGCGGGGCAACTCGGCGCAGGCCGGCGTTCCGGGATCGACCTCCCCGGCGAGGCCGAAGGATTCATCGGTACCCCCGAGAACGTCGGGAGCATCGGGGCCACCTGGTATCCCGGATCGACGCTGCTGATGGGTATCGGGCAGGGCACCGTGAGCGCCACGCCGATACAGGTCGCGCGCTGGACGACCGGCGTCGCCACGGGTGCCATGGTGACGCCCCAGCTCGCCGCCGCATACGGGTCGGCGCAGATTCCCATCCCGACAGCGGCACCGGAGCGGCTACCGTTCGCAGACCAGCTCGGCCCCGTGCGGGCGGGGATGCGGGCATCCGCTGCGGCCGGTACCGCCGGACAACTCGCGGATCTCCCGGTGCCTGCCGGCGCGAAGACCGGCACGGCGGAGGATCCGTCGGCGCCGGGGGAGGGACTCAACGCCTGGTTCTCCGCCGTGGCGCCGTTCGACGCACCCGAAATCGTGGTGTCGGTGCTGGTTCGCGGCGGCGGGTCCGGTTCCGCGACTGCCGGACCGGTGGTCAAGAAGATTCTCGAACACTACTACCCGCGGCCACCCGCCCCGCCGCCGAATCCGTGATCAGCTGCTGTACGCGGCAACGACCTCAGGGTGCGTGAGACATGCCGTCGCGCCCTCGGCGACGCACGTGAGCGGGCGCTCCGCCGTCTTGACCGGAAACCCGAAAGACTCTTCGAGCAGCTGCGACAGACCGCGCAGCAACGCACCACCACCGATGACGAGCAGCCCTTCCGACATCACGTCGCCGATCGCCTGGGGCGGGAGGTCCTCGAGGACCTCGATCAGTGTGTGCACGATCCCAGTTGTCGTCGGCCGCAACGCCTCGACGATCTCCTCTGTTTCGAGCGTGACCAGTCGGGCCCGGCCGGTGACCGCGTCGCGACCCTCCACGACGAGCGACTGCCCTTCAGCGGTGTCGGGTGCGCCCAGCTTGGCCCGCTCGGCGGTGAGTTCGCCGACGACGATCTTGTGCTCCGCCCGCAGATACTGGTACAGCGCGTTGGTCAGTTCATCCCCCGCGAGCCGGCAACTGCGGTGGGACAGAATGCCACCGAAGCAGATCGCCGTGATTTCGGAAGTGCCGCCGCCGATGTCGACGACGAGGTGGGCGCGCGGTTCGAGCGGATTGATCCCGCAGCCGAGAGCCCCCGCGACCGGTTCCGGCACCAATCCCACTTTCCGCAAACCGGCCTCGTGTCCGACCTCGAGCAGTGCGCGACGTTCGAGTGGGGTGGCGCCCGCGGGAACGGAGATGACCCCCTTCGGCCGCAGACCGTATCGCCTCGACGGGGATACCCGTTTGATGACGGCGGTGACGAAGGCGCGCGCCGACTCGAGGTCCACGATGACCCCGTCACGCATCGGTCGTACCGGTGCGATTCCGATCGGAGTGCGGCCGACGAGACTTCGCGCTTCCGTGCCTATCGCGAGGGCGCGATGCGGATCTTTCGTTCGAACGAGCATGAAAGACGGCTCGTTCAAGACGATCCCGTCATCGGGGGTTCCGACGACAGTGTTGGCAGTGCCGAGATCGATACCAAGTCCACCCACGTCGGCCTCCACAGGGATTCCACCGAGATGATGTAGATGTTACGCACGCGCAGCGGTGTTCGGAAGATGGCGCCTGCCGCCCGAGACCACTACACTGTGCCCCGCCGGTCCCGCCCTCCTTCCGCTCCCCGGATCGGAGTTCTACTGCGCGACGGACAGTTCGAACCGCGCCGCTCGAGCTCGAGCATCCTCCCCGGTCGATCCGCCGATCACCCCCGTCGG
It includes:
- a CDS encoding FtsW/RodA/SpoVE family cell cycle protein — its product is MHDGKRQSDPWIVGAAIVLVLLGLLNLTSTGMMGHAVRHALFAAVGLGIMFLVSRLRMGDLRAFGWAVFAAATVLLAVVPLAGVATKGAQRWLDFGAFTVQPSELAKLALVLVPASMLAGGFTLARFLATLAIAALPIALVALQPDLSTAVVLVATVGFMLILARVPLLPLVPLFVLGIASLPLAVLFLRPYQLERVHVFLSSTADPAGAGWAALQANIAIGSGGLWGLARDPLYDVRAEFLPESEHDLAFASLVYGWGLIAGLAVVVATSVIVWRAALAARTARTREAALVAAGIGGLFGIHALVSIGQSLSLLPHTGMPIPLFSYGGTAAIVGFAAIGLVLAVRRDGVARPLWAPDPRRRRRPRGISAGTMTMTAALVAMSMFAWQLQHDRGAEFRAMSDQQMMRCIRLPAERGLILDRNGVPLAVNVDEYAVAVVARMFDENDDDTRNRLAALLPTTPEELADLIAAGGDGETQVVVGRVAPDQARRIVDARLPGVLVVPSGRRQYPYGAVLASVLGHVGVADADDMQLWPHLALGSRVGKAGLEKQYDALLRGTDGKQCIYVDPSGNPVATGERVDPVRGHDLRLHLDIGVQNLATDALVEAMRTSKGDLGAAVVMDARTGAVLALASVPGADNNVYGPPADVVALAAQSQTPGPSPLVNNAIQTAVPPGSTFKIVVAAANTQYPVLSPDAVIETGASYTYGGHTFRNWQPMGPHNLLQAIQWSDNVYFYKLGELLGPEKMADVAGQLGAGRRSGIDLPGEAEGFIGTPENVGSIGATWYPGSTLLMGIGQGTVSATPIQVARWTTGVATGAMVTPQLAAAYGSAQIPIPTAAPERLPFADQLGPVRAGMRASAAAGTAGQLADLPVPAGAKTGTAEDPSAPGEGLNAWFSAVAPFDAPEIVVSVLVRGGGSGSATAGPVVKKILEHYYPRPPAPPPNP
- a CDS encoding rod shape-determining protein codes for the protein MGGLGIDLGTANTVVGTPDDGIVLNEPSFMLVRTKDPHRALAIGTEARSLVGRTPIGIAPVRPMRDGVIVDLESARAFVTAVIKRVSPSRRYGLRPKGVISVPAGATPLERRALLEVGHEAGLRKVGLVPEPVAGALGCGINPLEPRAHLVVDIGGGTSEITAICFGGILSHRSCRLAGDELTNALYQYLRAEHKIVVGELTAERAKLGAPDTAEGQSLVVEGRDAVTGRARLVTLETEEIVEALRPTTTGIVHTLIEVLEDLPPQAIGDVMSEGLLVIGGGALLRGLSQLLEESFGFPVKTAERPLTCVAEGATACLTHPEVVAAYSS